A single region of the Lycium barbarum isolate Lr01 chromosome 2, ASM1917538v2, whole genome shotgun sequence genome encodes:
- the LOC132627357 gene encoding protein S-acyltransferase 8: MAKRVHQVWKGSNYFFLGGRLIFGPDAKSLLISLLLIIVPVTVFCVFVARHLRHEFSSYNAGYAILAIAIIFTIYVLALLLLTSARDPGIVPRNSHPPEEEFRQEFSASVEGGRQTPSLQFPRSKEVIVNGMPVRVKYCDTCMLYRPPRCSHCSICNNCVERFDHHCPWVGQCIGLRNYRFFFCFVSSAMLLCIYVFAICALYIKVLMDDNQSTVWKAMKESPASVILMAYCFISLWFVGGLTGFHLYLISTNQTTYENFRYKAENRINVYDLGCLNNFMEVFCTKVKPSRNNFRAFVQEEERRPPLPTTREADVEMGDQDQRMKVEDDLDFGGDLLKISQRHNIEDIEADIRSRGSDAHHHNSSEADSVLGSDRRAPNVQSDVRNSSWRRRSGSWEIASEKSNVTENRSHVAPNEQYQ, translated from the exons ATGGCAAAGCGCGTGCACCAAGTCTGGAAAGGAAGCAAT TATTTTTTTCTAGGTGGCAGGTTGATTTTTGGGCCGGATGCAAAGTCGTTGCTCATCAGCTTATTGCTCATCATAGTGCCCGTCACTGTTTTCTGTGTTTTCGTTGCAAGGCATCTGCGCCATGAGTTCTCATCGTACAATGCAGGATACGCTATTTTGGCAATAGCAATTATTTTCACCATCTAT GTACTGGCACTGCTTCTTCTTACATCAGCTCGAGATCCAGGTATTGTTCCACGTAATTCTCACCCACCAGAGGAAGAGTTCCGTCAGGAATTTTCTGCATCAGTAGAGGGTGGAAGACAAACGCCGAGCCTTCAATTTCCCCGATCAAAAGAAGTAATTGTTAATGGGATGCCAGTCAGAGTGAAATATTGTGATACCTGCATGCTATATCGCCCTCCACGTTGTTCGCACTGCTCCATCTGTAACAATTGTGTGGAGCGATTTGATCACCACTGCCCATGGGTGGGCCAATGCATTGGATTG CGTAACTACCGTTTTTTCTTTTGCTTCGTCTCATCTGCTATGCTGCTGTGCATCTATGTGTTTGCAATATGTGCTCTGTACATCAAAGTGCTAATGGATGATAATCAAAGCACAGTCTGGAAGGCAATGAAAGAGTCACCAGCATCTGTGATTCTAATGGCCTATTGTTTTATTTCCCTGTGGTTTGTTGGTGGACTCACTGGCTTTCACTTGTATCTAATAAGCACCAATCAG ACAACCTATGAGAATTTCCGCTATAAAGCAGAAAACAGGATCAATGTTTACGACCTTGGTTGTTTGAACAACTTCATGGAAGTATTTTGCACAAAAGTAAAACCATCACGGAACAACTTCCGAGCCTTTGTACAAGAGGAAGAACGACGACCTCCTTTGCCCACTACCAGGGAAGCTGATGTCGAAATGGGTGATCAGGATCAACGAATGAAGGTAGAAGATGATCTTGATTTCGGTGGAGACCTTCTAAAGATCTCACAGCGTCATAATATTGAAGACATCGAAGCAGATATACGGAGCCGAGGGAGTGACGCGCACCATCATAATTCATCTGAGGCTGATTCGGTTCTTGGGTCAGATAGGCGGGCCCCTAATGTACAATCAGATGTGCGAAACTCGAGCTGGAGAAGGAGAAGTGGGAGCTGGGAAATCGCATCAGAGAAATCCAATGTCACTGAAAACAGGAGCCATGTTGCTCCGAACGAGCAATATCAATGA
- the LOC132627359 gene encoding leucine-rich repeat receptor protein kinase EMS1, with protein sequence MDHVLQAFLAATSTFIAVLLIFTVLYLFCRDPNKRRPNEPTRTRNHTRAVVTSNTELSSITVTESATFDPSLSQISMKELTDATRDFSPDLIIGDGSFGLVYKAKLNSGVSVAVKKLSDDAFQGFREFRAEMETLGKIRHPNIVKMLGYCSTGQDRVLIYEFVEKGSLDQWLYDTSSTADMLESIPWMPLNWATRIKIVKGVAKGLAYMHNLDTPIIHRDIKASNILLDVNFEAYIADFGLARRIQGSHLHVSTQVAGTMGYMPPEYINGAPMAKTNGDVYSFGVLMLEIVTGRRPNFPFTGEDGHEIRLVDWVSGMVVKERYMEMVDANISRDGLKESEIVEYFRIAMMCANENFHDRPPMNEVVEILNGISTC encoded by the exons ATGGATCATGTTCTTCAAGCTTTTCTAGCAGCAACATCCACTTTCATCGCTGTCCTCTTAATCTTCACTGTTCTTTACCTTTTCTGTAGAGACCCAAACAAACGCCGTCCTAATGAACCGACCCGGACCCGGAACCATACCCGGGCGGTGGTTACTAGCAATACGGAGCTTTCTTCCATCACTGTAACCGAAAGCGCAACATTTGACCCGTCTTTAAGTCAAATCTCAATGAAAGAACTGACCGACGCGACCCGAGATTTCTCGCCGGATCTCATAATCGGTGACGGCAGTTTCGGTTTGGTTTATAAAGCGAAACTCAACTCCGGTGTATCTGTCGCCGTTAAAAAACTGTCTGATGATGCTTTTCAAGGGTTTAGGGAATTTAGGGCTGAGATGGAAACCCTCGGTAAGATCCGACACCCGAATATTGTCAAAATGCTTGGATATTGCTCCACGGGTCAAGACCGGGTCCTCATTTACGAGTTCGTCGAAAAAG GTAGTCTTGACCAATGGCTTTACGACACGTCATCGACAGCCGACATGTTGGAATCGATACCTTGGATGCCGTTAAATTGGGCGACGAGGATTAAGATTGTGAAAGGAGTAGCTAAGGGACTTGCTTATATGCATAATTTGGATACTCCAATTATTCATAGGGATATTAAAGCGAGTAATATATTGTTGGATGTGAATTTTGAAGCTTATATTGCTGATTTTGGATTGGCTAGGAGAATTCAAGGGTCACATTTACATGTGTCGACACAAGTAGCGGGGACAATGGGGTATATGCCACCAGAGTATATTAATGGTGCACCAATGGCAAAAACAAATGGTGATGTTTATAGTTTTGGTGTGTTGATGTTAGAGATTGTTACTGGTAGGCGTCCTAATTTTCCGTTTACTGGTGAAGATGGTCATGAAATTAGGCTTGTTGATTGGGTTAGTGGTATGGTGGTGAAAGAACGGTACATGGAAATGGTTGATGCTAATATTTCAAGGGATGGcttgaaagaaagtgagattgtTGAGTATTTTAGGATTGCCATGATGTGTGCTAATGAAAATTTTCACGATAGGCCTCCCATGAATGAAGTCGTTGAGATTCTGAACGGAATTTCAACATGTTAA